The genomic region AAGTGCCGGCCGCTCTCGGCGGCCTCCGCGCTGAACGTGCAGGAGCCCACCGGGACCTTGCCGAAGATCGCCTCGTAGAGCTGGGTCCGGCCCTTGTACGCCGTGAGGCTGCTCTGGTAGTCGGGCCCGATCCCGCCCGTGCAGGCCACCGAGAAGGTCGCCGTCTCCGCGCCGAGGAGGAGCGCGTCCCCCTGCGCCAGCACCCGCACCGTCGCGCCGGCCTGCTGCGAGCTGCTCGCGCCGCACGCGGCCAGCGCCGCCGCCGCGAGCGCTCCGGCTGCCCACTTCACGAAAGACGTCATGTGCCGAACCCCCCTGGTTCGTTCGCGCCGCCCAGGTGGCGCGCGCGGCCCGGCGCGGCGGCCCGGTCTCGCGCCGGCTTGCGGGGGCGGGACCGTGCTGCGGGCGCTGGCGGGCGCGATGAGAGCGCCGGGCGCGCCGGTGCGTAAAGGTGCCGTGTGGGGGCGCGAGTGCACGCAGGGTCAACGCGGAGAGGGCGGGGGCCGCGGGGTTCGCGGCCGCTCGCGCGCCGCCTCGGTCGAAAGGGGCGGGGGGCGCTCGGCCGAAGCGCGCGAGTTGACTCACAGTCACCACCGGGTGTCCCGCGGGCGCGCGTCACCCTCGCCGGAGAGCCCCGCGTCCGGCCCGCGAGCGCGCCCCGGGCCGCCGGCGACGTTGGGGCCCCCCGGCGGCACTTCCCGCGATCCCGGGACGCTTCCCTTGAAGCCGGGCGGGCGGGCGTTAGATCAGCCGACCGGAGCCGACACGTGGACCGAGCCCCCGTCCTCTTCGTCTCGCACGGCGCCCCCACGGTGGCGCTCGCGCAGGACGGCTACGCGCTGGCGCTGCGGGAGGTCGGCCCGCGCTGGCCCGCCCCGGCCGCCGTCGCCGCGGCCCCGACCAGCGAGCGCTTCGCCCCGAGCTTCGTCGCGCTCGGCGCCGCCCCCCCGGGCGAGCGCGTCGCGACCGTCTACGAAGGGTTCCACTACCGCACGCTCGGGATGAGGAGCTTCGCCCTCCTCCCGGGCGGCGAGACGAAGGAGCAGAGACCATGAAGCGCTTCGCGTCGTTGCTGGCCGCACTCGCCTTCCCGGCGCTCGCCGGGGCCGCCACCTGGGAGATCGATCCGGCGCACTCGTCCACCTCGTTCTCGGTGAAGCACCTCGTCATCACCACCGTGCGCGGCGTGTTCGGGAAGACCACCGGCACCGTGGAGCTGGACGAGAAGAGCCCGGCCCGGTCCAAGGTGGAGGCCACGGTGGACGCGACCACCATCGACACCCGCGTGAAGCAGCGCGACGACGATCTCAAGTCGTCCAACTTCCTCGACGTGGAGAAGTTCCCGACCATCGCCTTCAAGTCCACCCAGGTCCGGGCGGCGGGGAAGGGCAAGCTCGAGGTGACGGGCGACCTCACGCTGCACGGCGTCACGAAGCCGGTGACCTTCCACGTGACCGGGCCGAGCGGGACCGTGAAGGGCATGCAGGGCGAGCTGCGCCGGTCGGCCAGCGCGACGGCCAGGA from Anaeromyxobacter paludicola harbors:
- a CDS encoding YceI family protein, whose translation is MKRFASLLAALAFPALAGAATWEIDPAHSSTSFSVKHLVITTVRGVFGKTTGTVELDEKSPARSKVEATVDATTIDTRVKQRDDDLKSSNFLDVEKFPTIAFKSTQVRAAGKGKLEVTGDLTLHGVTKPVTFHVTGPSGTVKGMQGELRRSASATARINRHDFGLNYSKAIEAGPVVGDTVDLQIDAELVQKPPAGAASSEK